A window from Citrus sinensis cultivar Valencia sweet orange chromosome 3, DVS_A1.0, whole genome shotgun sequence encodes these proteins:
- the LOC102631247 gene encoding cytochrome c1-2, heme protein, mitochondrial isoform X1, translated as MVGGGVIHQLLRKRLQSQSTGLPVLSFFTSKKIHEDAGSVGMKSLRAFALLGAGVSGFLSFATIASADEAEHGLACPSYPWPHKGILSSYDHASIRRGHQVYQQVCASCHSMSLISYRDLVGVAYTEEETKAMAAEIEVVDGPNDEGEMFTRPGKLSDRFPQPYSNEQAARFANGGAYPPDLSLITKARHDGQNYVFALLTGYRDPPAGVSIREGLHYNPYFPGGAIAMPKMLIDGALEYEDGTPATEAQMGKDVVTFLSWAAEPEMEERKLMGFKWIFVLSLALLQAGYYRRLRWSVLKSRKLVLDVVN; from the exons ATGGTTGGAGGAGGAGTTATCCACCAGCTCCTGAGAAAGAGACTTCAGTCTCAGTCCACT GGCTTACCAGTGTTATCCTTTTTTACGTCAAAGAAAATTCATGAAGATGCTGGATCTGTTGGTATGAAGTCCCTAAGGGCATTTGCGCTCCTTGGAGCCGGTGTTTCAGGGTTTTTAAGTTTCGCAACAATAGCTTCTGCTGATGAAGCTGAACATGGGTTGGCATGTCCCAGTTATCCTTGGCCTCACAAAGGCATTCTCAGTTCTTACGACCATGCCTC GATTCGCCGTGGTCACCAGGTCTACCAGCAAGTCTGTGCATCCTGCCATTCTATGTCACTAATATCATACCGTGATTTGGTGGGTGTCGCATATACTGAAGAGGAGACAAAGGCAATGGCTGCTGAGATTGAGGTCGTTGATGGACCTAACGATGAGGGTGAGATGTTCACCCGTCCAGGTAAACTCAGCGATCGTTTTCCTCAGCCATATTCCAATGAACAGGCAGCAAGGTTTGCTAATGGAGGGGCATATCCTCCAGATTTAAGTCTTATTACCAAA GCTCGTCATGATGGTCAGAATTATGTGTTTGCTCTTCTAACTGGTTATCGTGATCCTCCTGCTGGTGTTTCG ATCAGAGAGGGATTGCACTATAATCCTTACTTTCCTGGCGGAGCAATTGCTATGCCTAAAATGCTTATTGATGGTGCTTTAGAGTATGAAGATGGTACCCCTGCAACAGAAGCTCAG ATGGGAAAAGATGTTGTGACATTTTTATCGTGGGCTGCAGAACCGGAAATGGAAGAGAGGAAGCTG ATGGGTTTTAAATGGATATTCGTACTGTCATTGGCTTTACTTCAAGCTGGTTACTACCGGCGCCTGAGGTGGTCAGTTCTTAAGTCCCGCAAGCTGGTCCTTGATGTCGTCAACTAG
- the LOC102631247 gene encoding cytochrome c1-2, heme protein, mitochondrial isoform X2 → MKSLRAFALLGAGVSGFLSFATIASADEAEHGLACPSYPWPHKGILSSYDHASIRRGHQVYQQVCASCHSMSLISYRDLVGVAYTEEETKAMAAEIEVVDGPNDEGEMFTRPGKLSDRFPQPYSNEQAARFANGGAYPPDLSLITKARHDGQNYVFALLTGYRDPPAGVSIREGLHYNPYFPGGAIAMPKMLIDGALEYEDGTPATEAQMGKDVVTFLSWAAEPEMEERKLMGFKWIFVLSLALLQAGYYRRLRWSVLKSRKLVLDVVN, encoded by the exons ATGAAGTCCCTAAGGGCATTTGCGCTCCTTGGAGCCGGTGTTTCAGGGTTTTTAAGTTTCGCAACAATAGCTTCTGCTGATGAAGCTGAACATGGGTTGGCATGTCCCAGTTATCCTTGGCCTCACAAAGGCATTCTCAGTTCTTACGACCATGCCTC GATTCGCCGTGGTCACCAGGTCTACCAGCAAGTCTGTGCATCCTGCCATTCTATGTCACTAATATCATACCGTGATTTGGTGGGTGTCGCATATACTGAAGAGGAGACAAAGGCAATGGCTGCTGAGATTGAGGTCGTTGATGGACCTAACGATGAGGGTGAGATGTTCACCCGTCCAGGTAAACTCAGCGATCGTTTTCCTCAGCCATATTCCAATGAACAGGCAGCAAGGTTTGCTAATGGAGGGGCATATCCTCCAGATTTAAGTCTTATTACCAAA GCTCGTCATGATGGTCAGAATTATGTGTTTGCTCTTCTAACTGGTTATCGTGATCCTCCTGCTGGTGTTTCG ATCAGAGAGGGATTGCACTATAATCCTTACTTTCCTGGCGGAGCAATTGCTATGCCTAAAATGCTTATTGATGGTGCTTTAGAGTATGAAGATGGTACCCCTGCAACAGAAGCTCAG ATGGGAAAAGATGTTGTGACATTTTTATCGTGGGCTGCAGAACCGGAAATGGAAGAGAGGAAGCTG ATGGGTTTTAAATGGATATTCGTACTGTCATTGGCTTTACTTCAAGCTGGTTACTACCGGCGCCTGAGGTGGTCAGTTCTTAAGTCCCGCAAGCTGGTCCTTGATGTCGTCAACTAG